CACGCTGAGCTTTAGCCAGGCTGCTTCTGCCGTGCACCTATCGCAGCCTGCGCTCAGTGCCAATATTCACCGGCTGGAGCAAATCCTGGGCGCGCGACTTTTTGATCGCGACACGCGCACTGTTTCATTATCGGTGGTGGGCAGAGAGTTTGTTGAAGTTGCCTTGAGCATCACCAGCCAGGTAGCATGCGGCCTTGATCACATGCAGGACGTCGTGTCAGGCAACCATGGCCAGTTAACCATTGCCGTGGCGCCATCGGTCGCAGCCGGAGTACTGCCCAAGGTCCTGGTCCGCTACAAGGCCGCCTATCCGGATATCCACTTGAAAATCCACGATGTATTGACCACTGTCGGTATTGAAATGGTAAGAGCCGGCAGTGCCGATATCGCGCTCCTGCCAGAACAACCGGATGCCCCCGATCTCGAACAGCTCCTTCTGTTCAAGGATCCACTGGTTGTGCTGTGTGCGACGGATCATCCGCTAGCATCACGCCGAAGCGTGGACTGGCCCGATATCATCCCACACGACCTGATTGTCAGGGGACAGCACAGCAGTGTACGCCAGTTGCTGGATACACAGTTTCTGCGATTTGGCCGGATACTGCAGCCGGCATTTGAAGTTAACCACGTGGGCACCGCGCTCGGCCTGATCAGCGCCGGACTAGGTATTGGTGTTGTTCCTGCTTCACTGCTATCGACCGTCAATATGGACGGGATGCACTGTGGTTATTTCCGGCCGGAATCGACCACTTACTGGACCCTATGCGCCAGCACCCCCAAAGCACGTTCACCCAGCCCGACCGTAGAGCCGTTTATACGTTTGTTCCTGGCGTACCTGGAGTCCTCGCGCGACCCTGACAGATAAGCAGATAAACGAAGCATTGGGCGAACAACGATAACGATCGCGACTAGAGCAAACATAGCTGCCGGACTTTGCTAATCGCACTTACCAAGCACTCTTTTAAGCAAGTGCGCCTTAAGATATATCGCGAGCTTTATTTTGGGATGCGGGCCATTTGGCAGCAGTTGGATCTATATAAGATCAACTATGATCAACGTATTGTCTGATCGACGCTTGGTCAGCCAGATACGCAAGCCAAGCGCAATAAACGCCAGGCCAACCACGCGATCGATCCAGACTTTGACAGTCTGATTACGCGAGACCGCTCCTGCCGCACTTCCGGCCAGCCATGCAAACGTGGCGTCGCAAACAAAGCCGATCACGGCATAGGCCAACCCCAGCAACAGGAAGGAAACTGCCTGGTTGTCTCCGCCCACAGTGACAAACTGGGGGAAGAATGCGATAAAAAATAACAGCACTTTAGGGTTGGTAATGGTTGTCAGAAAGCCGCGCAGCAATAGCGAATGGGTATTGGCTACAGGCAAGGCGACAGCGGCCTGCGAAGCCTTGCTGCGCTGCAGACTGCCCAGCAACATTTTGACGCCGAGCCAGATCAGATAGCGGCGCCCAGAAACTTGACAATGGTAAACAGCAACGGCGATGCCGCCAGCAGTGCGGTCAGGCCCACGGCGCTGGCAACGGTATGCGTACAGCTGCCAATGGCAACCCCCGCGGCGGAAATGACCCCGGCGCGCCTGCCGTTTCCCAGGCTTTGTCCCACCACGTACGCAGGTCCGGGCCTGGCGTAATTGAAAGCGCAAATGCGGAAGCCGCAAATAGCGGAAAGTGGACAATATCTAGCATGGGGATCGACCGTCAGATGTGATTGCGGGACAAGGATGTTAAAGCATATCATTTCAGATGAAACCGCGCTATGCCATGGCTCGCCATCCGGCTGCAAAACAAGTCTTGCGCCCTGATGACAAATGCAATCAGCGCATTCACAACTGTAATCAAAAACAGGCGGAGTAAACCTTGCGCTCAGCGGCTTTGAGCCGCCTGGGACAAGCAGGAGAGGAAATTTTCCAGCAGTGGCGACATTGCCTGCTTGCGCCAACAGACATACATTTCAACGACCGGCGGATCATCCACCGCCAGCGGGCGGTATACAACCCCGTCCAGACGGTTGCGTGATGTCAGTTCCGGTACCAGCGCTATACCCAGGCCTGCAGCGACCAGCGAAACCAGTGTGTGAGGCTGGGTGGCACGCTGGACGATGGCAGGCTTGTGCCCGTTTCGACTAAGCAGCCCCTCCACCATATCACGCAAATAAGGGGAGTTTTCCGGCGTAAAACTGATCACCGGAAGACCCTGCAGGCTGGGCAAGTCAATTGCCTCGCTGGCGGCCAGCGGATGATTGGTGGGTAACACTACCATGAACGGTTCTTGCAGCAGTTTACGATTCATCAACTGCGGATGGCGGGCATGTGGCCGCATCAATCCGACGTCCAGCCGATCCTGCAACAGGTCTTGCACCTGGTCGTTGGAGATCATCTCGTGCAGGGTCAGCTCCACAGCAGGAAACTGCCGCGTGAAGGTGCCAATTGCAGTGGGAATCAGGTAATAGGCGCTGGCCGCGGTAAAGCCCACCCGCAGAAATCCGGCGTCGCCGCGTTGTGCTGCCGCCAGGATGCCCGGCGTCTCGTCCCAGCGCGCCAGAAGTGGTTTGATATGCGCCAGCAGCACTTGTCCGGCATGAGTCAGTTGCACATGGCGCTGGGTGCGATGAAACAGCGTGATACCCAGCGTCTGCTCAAGCCGGCGAATTTGCTGGGACAGCGGCGGCTGCGAAATATGCATTCTGGCTGCCGCACGCCCGAAGTGCAATTCTTCGGCCACAGCGACGAAGTATCGAAGATGCCGCAGTTCCATTTTCATCCTGGCTTTATTGATATCAAATTCGACTCAATTATATCCCAATAATATATTGGACGACTTATTGAACACCATCCATAATCTGCTTCCAATACCGTAGATTGAGCGCTGCACGGTTTTGCTCGCAAAAGCAGGATCGTCAATCATACGACCCGCGCTGCCCAACAGCGGCAGCACAACCCGAGAGGCGCCAGGCAGAGGCCTCCGACTATCAGGAGATAAATTCACTATGCTGCGTACCTCACGTTATTACACACTGGCAGCCACCCTGGCGCTGACCTGCGCTGCCCTTCCCGTCCTGGCCCAGAGCGCGGCAACCCCCTGGCCTGCCAAACCCATCCACTATATTGTGCCCTTCTCGCCCGGTGGCGTTTCTGACGGCGTTGGACGGCTGATGGCCGAACAGCTCAGTGCACGATTGGGGCAATCGGTCATTGTCGAAAACAAGCCTGGCGTATCCGGCGTCGTCGGCACGCAACTGGTTGCGCGAGCCAAGCCGGACGGCTACACGATTGTAGGCGGGACAATTACAACCCACGCAGTCAACCCTTTTTTCATCAAAGCGCTAAGCTACGATCCGATCAAGGATTTCGCACCCGTGGCGCTAGTTGGTATGGTCAGCAATGCGCTGGTTGTGCGCGCTGACAGCCGTTTTAATACCGTGCAGCAACTAATAGACGCAGCCCGTGCGCAACCCGATGGGCTGACATATGGAACGGCCGGTGCGGGTACATCACAGCATCTGTCCGGACAACTATTCCAGTCCATCTCCAACACGCGCCTGCGCCAGATTGTCTATAAGGGTGGCTCACAATCCATGGTAGACCTGATCGGTGGCCAGATCGATATGGTATTTGACACCGTCGCTGCCGCCCGTCCGATGATCGACGCCAAACGGGTGAAGGTGCTCGGCGTCACATCGGCCACCGCACTGGCCGACCTTCCAGGTGTAAAGCCGCTAGCCCAGCTTGGTCTGCCTGGTTTCGAAATGCAATCGTGGCAGGGCATTTTCGCGCCAGCCGGCACCCCTGCTCCCGTCCTTGATCGGCTGGCCAGGGAAGTAGCAGCAGTTCTGCAGGACCCCGCGGTTCGCGCCAAACTGATGACCCTGGGCGTCGCCCCTGACGGCCGTGGTCCGGCGCAGTTTTCCACGTTCCAGCGCAGCGAAATCGACAAATGGGGCAAGATCATCAAGGATGCCGGCATCCACGCCAATTAACCTTGTCGCGCTGCGCTACATTGAACCTCGTTGAATCACATAGAGCCATTTATTATGAGTGAACCCCGTTACCCTGTTGATGGTACCTTGCCGGACGTCCTGCGTACCGGCCAATCCCTGCGCGGCCTGTTCAACGGGCTGCCTTCCGCGGCAATAGTGGAGATGTGCGCCTATGCAGGCTTTGACTTTATCATCCTGGATAACGAACACGGCAGCGCCGATTTTGGCGTGACCGAACACATGTTGCGCGCAGCGCGCGCAGCCGGAATCGCCCCCGTCGTGCGCTGTTTCGAGCACGATCTGCCGCGCATTCTGGATATGGGCGCCAGCGCGGTCCAGGTGCCCATGGTGCAAAGCGCCAGCCAGGCACGGCGCCTGGCCGACATGGTGCGCTATCCTCCACTGGGCAAACGCGGCAGCGCCTTCAGTACGCGCGCCGCCGGCTACGGCGCCTTTGGCGGAGACGGCCACACTCAACGCAGCAACGATGGTGTCGTATTTGTTGCCATGATCGAAACACCCGAAGCGATTGAATTCGCCGCTGATATTGCGGCGGTGCCGGGGGTAGATGTTGTGTTTATCGGCCCCAATGATCTGGCCCATGCCATGGGACATGGCAGCAACTGGGATGCGGCCCCCGTGCAGCAGGCGATCCGGCGCGGGCTGGAAGCGGTGGCGGCAGCCGGTAAGTGTCCCGGCATTATCGCGCTGACGCCGGCCGATGAAGAAAAATACCGGGCCTGGGGCGCCCGCTACTTCGCCAATGTTTCTACCAGCATCATTACGCGGGCACTGGCGCAAGCCACTGCCGCGGGGCGGGATACGCAACTGCGCTATTGAGCGCGGGCGTTGGCGCGATTGCCCTGCCGTTAGTGAGCCTCTTCCCAGTTATTGCCGATCCCGGTTTCAGCCACAAGCGGCACAGCCAGTGTGGCTACGTCGCACATCAGCCCCGGCAATGCCTGACTGACCAGCGCCTGCTC
Above is a window of Advenella kashmirensis WT001 DNA encoding:
- a CDS encoding Bug family tripartite tricarboxylate transporter substrate binding protein, with the protein product MLRTSRYYTLAATLALTCAALPVLAQSAATPWPAKPIHYIVPFSPGGVSDGVGRLMAEQLSARLGQSVIVENKPGVSGVVGTQLVARAKPDGYTIVGGTITTHAVNPFFIKALSYDPIKDFAPVALVGMVSNALVVRADSRFNTVQQLIDAARAQPDGLTYGTAGAGTSQHLSGQLFQSISNTRLRQIVYKGGSQSMVDLIGGQIDMVFDTVAAARPMIDAKRVKVLGVTSATALADLPGVKPLAQLGLPGFEMQSWQGIFAPAGTPAPVLDRLAREVAAVLQDPAVRAKLMTLGVAPDGRGPAQFSTFQRSEIDKWGKIIKDAGIHAN
- a CDS encoding LysR family transcriptional regulator, which translates into the protein MELRHLRYFVAVAEELHFGRAAARMHISQPPLSQQIRRLEQTLGITLFHRTQRHVQLTHAGQVLLAHIKPLLARWDETPGILAAAQRGDAGFLRVGFTAASAYYLIPTAIGTFTRQFPAVELTLHEMISNDQVQDLLQDRLDVGLMRPHARHPQLMNRKLLQEPFMVVLPTNHPLAASEAIDLPSLQGLPVISFTPENSPYLRDMVEGLLSRNGHKPAIVQRATQPHTLVSLVAAGLGIALVPELTSRNRLDGVVYRPLAVDDPPVVEMYVCWRKQAMSPLLENFLSCLSQAAQSR
- a CDS encoding LysR family transcriptional regulator, which encodes MNITLKQIEAFLAVARTLSFSQAASAVHLSQPALSANIHRLEQILGARLFDRDTRTVSLSVVGREFVEVALSITSQVACGLDHMQDVVSGNHGQLTIAVAPSVAAGVLPKVLVRYKAAYPDIHLKIHDVLTTVGIEMVRAGSADIALLPEQPDAPDLEQLLLFKDPLVVLCATDHPLASRRSVDWPDIIPHDLIVRGQHSSVRQLLDTQFLRFGRILQPAFEVNHVGTALGLISAGLGIGVVPASLLSTVNMDGMHCGYFRPESTTYWTLCASTPKARSPSPTVEPFIRLFLAYLESSRDPDR
- a CDS encoding HpcH/HpaI aldolase family protein encodes the protein MSEPRYPVDGTLPDVLRTGQSLRGLFNGLPSAAIVEMCAYAGFDFIILDNEHGSADFGVTEHMLRAARAAGIAPVVRCFEHDLPRILDMGASAVQVPMVQSASQARRLADMVRYPPLGKRGSAFSTRAAGYGAFGGDGHTQRSNDGVVFVAMIETPEAIEFAADIAAVPGVDVVFIGPNDLAHAMGHGSNWDAAPVQQAIRRGLEAVAAAGKCPGIIALTPADEEKYRAWGARYFANVSTSIITRALAQATAAGRDTQLRY